One part of the Phoenix dactylifera cultivar Barhee BC4 chromosome 4, palm_55x_up_171113_PBpolish2nd_filt_p, whole genome shotgun sequence genome encodes these proteins:
- the LOC103695907 gene encoding hydroquinone glucosyltransferase-like, with the protein MAAGTRTPHVAILPSPGMGHLIPLAELAKRLVFHHGFAATFITFSDFPSPAQDAFLNSLPPGLSSLSLPPVPLDDLPADARIETRLCHVVARSVPRLRDILATLKVTTPLAAYVIDVFGGDTLCIAKELGVPHYMYCTTNFTALSLLFYVPTLHRTTSCEYRDLAEPVVLPGCAPIRGEDLLDPMKDRTNEAYTWLLHIAERSREAEGILVNSFVEMEPVASRILMENEPGRPSLWPVGPLIRAGSNDGDENCSKCLEWLDRQPSGSVLFVSFGSGGTLSMEQLREVAFGLEMSGIQFLWVVRCPSDTEAYGAFFGDKGAEDPLSYLPEGFLERTKGSGLVVRFWAPQVEVLSNGSTGGFLTHCGWNSTLESVVHGVPMIAWPLYAEQRMNAVMLSESVKVAMRPEVGKDGVVRREEISRVVKELMEGEGGKAARDRMAELREAAARALTEEGSSYKALSEVAGKWKAGIAV; encoded by the coding sequence ATGGCGGCGGGAACCCGAACCCCCCACGTCGCCATCCTCCCAAGCCCCGGCATGGGCCACCTCATCCCCCTCGCCGAGCTCGCCAAGCGCCTCGTCTTCCACCACGGCTTCGCCGCCACGTTCATCACCTTCTCTGACTTCCCCTCCCCGGCGCAAGATGCCTTCCTCAACTCCCTTCCCCCtggcctctcctccctctcactCCCTCCCGTCCCCCTCGACGACCTCCCGGCCGATGCCCGCATCGAGACCCGCCTCTGCCACGTCGTCGCCCGCTCCGTCCCCCGCCTCCGCGACATCCTCGCCACCCTCAAAGTCACCACCCCCCTCGCCGCCTACGTCATCGACGTATTCGGCGGCGACACCCTCTGCATCGCCAAAGAGCTCGGAGTTCCCCACTACATGTACTGCACCACCAACTTCACGGCGCTCTCCCTCCTGTTCTACGTGCCCACCCTTCACCGGACCACCTCATGCGAGTACCGGGACCTCGCCGAGCCGGTCGTCCTCCCTGGGTGCGCGCCCATCAGGGGAGAGGACCTTCTGGACCCCATGAAAGACCGGACCAACGAGGCCTACACGTGGCTCCTCCACATCGCCGAGCGTTCAAGAGAGGCCGAGGGAATTCTGGTGAACAGTTTCGTGGAGATGGAACCGGTGGCCTCCAGGATTCTCATGGAGAACGAACCGGGGAGGCCGTCGCTCTGGCCGGTCGGGCCGCTAATCCGGGCCGGTTCGAACGACGGCGACGAGAATTGCTCCAAGTGCTTGGAGTGGTTAGACCGTCAACCTAGTGGGTCGGTTTTATTCGTCTCTTTCGGGAGTGGTGGAACCCTGTCCATGGAGCAGCTGAGGGAGGTGGCCTTTGGGCTGGAGATGAGCGGGATCCAGTTCCTGTGGGTGGTCCGGTGTCCAAGCGACACAGAGGCTTATGGGGCCTTCTTTGGCGACAAGGGCGCTGAGGACCCACTCAGCTATTTGCCGGAAGGGTTCTTGGAGAGGACCAAGGGGTCCGGTTTGGTGGTCCGGTTCTGGGCTCCACAGGTTGAAGTGCTGAGCAACGGTTCGACCGGGGGTTTCTTGACTCACTGCGGGTGGAACTCGACCCTGGAGAGCGTAGTCCATGGCGTGCCCATGATTGCCTGGCCGCTGTACGCCGAGCAGAGAATGAACGCAGTGATGCTGTCGGAGAGCGTGAAGGTGGCGATGAGGCCGGAGGTTGGAAAGGACGGCGTGGTCCGGAGGGAGGAGATATCGAGGGTGGTGAAAGAGTTgatggagggggagggagggaaggcGGCGAGAGACCGGATGGCCGAGCTCCGggaggcggcggccagggccttgACGGAGGAGGGATCGTCTTACAAGGCGCTTTCCGAGGTGGCTGGAAAATGGAAAGCTGGAATAGCCGTGTGA